The sequence below is a genomic window from Paenibacillus silvisoli.
AGCGGCTTCGCATCGTGACAGGCTCGAGCCCGGTTACGACGCAGGTTCCGCATGCCGTCGGCTTTGCGCTTGCCGCCAAGATGAAGAAGAAAAACTTCGTATCGTTCGTTACCTTCGGCGACGGCTCCAGCAATCAGGGAGATTTTCACGAGGGCGCCAACTTTGCCGGCGTTCACAAGCTGCCGGTTATTTTCATGTGCGAAAACAACCAATACGCGATTTCGATCCCGATTCACAAGCAAATCGGCGGCAAAATCGCCGACCGCGCGCTTGGCTACGGATTCCCGGGCTACAGCGTAGACGGCAACGATCCGCTTGAAGTGTACCGCGTCGTCAAGGAAGCGCGCGAGCGCGCCGCGCGCGGCGAAGGTCCGACGCTGGTTGAAGCGGTTATGTACCGTCTGTCCCCGCACTCCACGTCCGACGAGGATCTTGCGTACCGGACGAAGGAAGAAGTGGACTCGCACCGCGATAAAGACGGACTGCCGAAGTTCAAGCAGTATTTGATCGATTGCGGCATTTGGGATGAAGAACGCGATGCGGCGATGCAGCAGCAGATTAAAGCGGCGCTTGACGATGCGACCACTTTCGGCGACCGCGCACCGTTCCCGGAACCGGAAGATATTTTGAAGCATGTTTATGCCGAGGAATATCTTGGAAAAGGAGGTCGCTAACATGCCGAAAATGGACTATATCGATGCGATCCGCTTGGCGATGAAAGAAGAAATGGAGCGCGATGAGGATGTGTTCGTGCTCGGCGAGGACGTCGGCCACAAAGGCGGCGTATTCACGACGACGAAAGGGCTCATCGGACAGTTCGGCGAGGAGCGCGTATTGGATACGCCGCTTGCGGAATCCGCGATTGTCGGAACGGCAATCGGCGCCGCGATGTACGGCATGAAACCGATCGCCGAAATGCAGTATTCCGACTTCATGTTCCCGGCGACGAACCAAATCATTAGCGAAGCGGCCAAGATTCGTTACCGCTCCAACAATGACTGGACATGCCCGCTTGTCATCCGCGCGCCGATCGGCGGCGGCATTTTCGGCGGCTTGTACCACTCGCAATGCCCGGAATCGGTGTTCTTCGGAACGCCGGGGCTTAAAATCGTAGCGCCGTATACGGCTTACGATGCGAAGGGACTGCTGAAAGCGGCCGTCCGCGACCCGGACCCCGTCATTTATTTTGAAAATAAAAAATGCTACAAGCTTGTTACCGGCGACGTGCCTGACGGCGACTACGTCGTGCCGATCGGCAAGTCCAACGTGCTTCGCGAAGGCGACGACATTACCGTCATCAGCTACAGCCTGCCTCTTCATTTCGTGCTGGAAGCGGCGGAGGAGCTTGAAGAAGAAGGCATTTCGACGCATGTGCTTGACCTGCGCACGCTTCAGCCGCTCGATCACGAAGGCATCCTGGAAGCGGCACGCCGTACCGGCAAGGTGCTGATCATCCACGAGGATAACAAGTTCGGCGGCATCGGAGCGGAAGTGTCGGCCATCATCGCGGAAGAAATGCTCTATGAGCTTGACGCGCCGATCATGCGTCTGTGCGGACCTGATGTGCCGGCGATGCCGATCAACCCACCGGGTGAAAAGTTCTTTATGCTGAATAAGGATAAAGTGAAGGAAGCCATGAAGAAGCTGGCATTGTTCTAGGCACGCGCTGCTTGCGATAAGCTTCGCATTACGTTTTAGGAGTGGTCGGAATGAAGAAAGTGACGGAAGTCGTCATGCCACAGCTCGCAGAATCGCTTGTATCCGCGACGATCGACAAATGGCTGAAGCAGCCAGGCGATGTCATCGAGATGTATGAGCCGATCTGCGAAATTTTAACGGACAAAGTAAATGCAGAACTACCCGCGACCATTCAAGGGACGCTAGTCGAAATTTTAGTCGGCGCCGGCGAAACGGTTCCTGTCGGTACGCCGGTCTGCCTCATCGAAGTCGAAGATGAGGAAGCCGGAACGACAGGCGCGTCGCCTGCGGCCGGCAGCAGCCAGGCGCCATCGGCGCCTGCCGCTAACGTTGGAAGCAACGAAAGGGCGGCTGTCCGCGCTCAAGGCGCGGCAGCCGCAGCCGGAGGGAGCGGCGATGGCGACAGCATGCGCTATCGCTACTCGCCTGCGGTGCAGCAGCTGGCCGCCGAGCACAACGTCAACCTGTCCGCCATCGAGGGCTCTGGGCTTGGCGGACGCATTACGCGCAAGGACGTGCTGGCGTATATCGAATCCGGCCGTAACACGCGGCCTTCGTCGGCAGCTCGGCCGTCCGCCGGCGGCAGCACAGGCGTCGGTTCGCCGCAAATCAATAAGAGCGGCGGCGAAGTGCGTTCGTCCGGTCTGCATTTGTCGGAAACGCCGCGCATTCCGAGCGTTGACGCCCAGCAGCAGGTACCGGGCAGAAGCGAATACTTCATCGATGTAACGCCGGTCCGTAACGCGATCGCGCGCAATATGCGCCAGAGCGTCACGGAAATTCCGCATGCATGGATGATGATGGAAGTGGACGTGACGAACCTCGTCGCGCTGCGCAACAAGCTGAAGGACGATTTCAAGAAGCGGGAAGGCGTCAACCTGACGTATCTTGCGTTCTGGGTCAAAGCCGTCGTCAATGCGATCAAAGATTTCCCGATCATGAACTCCGTTTGGGCCGTCGACAAAATTATCGTGAAACGCGATATTCATATCGGTCTTGCGGTAGGCACGGAAGATGCGGTTAAAGTGCCGGTCATCAAAAACGCCGATCAGAAAAATATCGCCGGACTAGCCCGCGAGATCGAGGATCTGGCCCGCAAAACGCGCGAAGGCAAGCTGACGCTCGCCGACATGGAAGGCGGCACGTTCACCGTCAACAACACGGGCTCGTTCGGCTCGATCCTGTCGTATCCGATCATCAACTATCCGCAGGCGGCAATCGTCACTTGCGAATCGATCGTGAAACGTCCTGTCGTAATCGATGACATGATCGCGATCCGTTCGATGGCGAATATTTGCTTGTCGCTGGATCACCGGATTCTTGACGGCGTCATTTGCGGACGGTTCCTGCAGCGGGTGAAAGAAAATTTGGAAAGCTTCAATTTGGACACGAAGCTGTATTGAAACGGGGCTTGCATGCAATGACAACGGACGCGAAGCAGTTGGATGTCCGCTATACGCCGATGCTCGGCTATGCCGAAGCATGGGATTTGCAGAAGGCATATGTGAAGGAAATCGACAAGGAGGAGCGCCGTGAAACGCTGCTCCTTCTTCAGCATCCGCCGACCTATACGATCGGCTCCCAGCGGCATCCCGAGCATTTGCTTTATTCCGAGGAAGAGTTGGCCGCGCGCGGCATCGGCTTGTTTCAAATCGACCGGGGCGGAGATATTACGTATCATGGTCCGGGTCAGCTGGTCGGTTACCCGCTCCTCTATTTGGACGGGGCCAACCTTGATCTGCACGGGTATTTGCGACAGCTGGAGCAGGCGATTATCGATTGGCTGGCGGAATACGGTATCGAGGGCGGAAGGAAGCCGGAGTATACCGGCGTATGGGTAGGCGACGAGAAAATCGCGGCAATCGGCGTGAAATTCAATAAAGCCAGAACTCGCCGCGGGTTCGTGACGAGTCATGGCTTTGCGCTCAATATTAAGGCCGGCATCGCGCAGAACGGTTTCCGGGGCATAATCCCTTGCGGCATTCAGGAATACGCGGTGACCTCGTTCGCCGACATCACCGGCATTCACTTAACGGTCGAGCAAGCGGCGCTCGAGCTGCTGCCGCATTTCTGCAGACAGTTCGGCTGCGAAATTGCAGACCAGGCGGGGCTCCTATTGGAACATCCAGCCGATGCTCATGAAGAGCGTTGAGAGCACCATCGTGCCGATAATGACCCAAATAAATACTTTCATAACCCGATTGGGACGCATTGTAATACGCTCCTTTCGTACAAGATAAAGTCAAGCTTGTTCTTATTGTAAACGAAATGGTTGAACGGAGGAAAGCCGATGATTAATAAACAACGAATAATTGATGAATTTATGGCGCTTGTCCAAGTCGACAGCGAAACGAAGCACGAGCGGGAAATTTGCGACGTGCTCACTGGCAAACTGAAGGAGCTTGGCTTCTCGGTAGAAGAGGACGATGCCGCTAGCATTACCGGCCATGGCGCGGGCAATCTGATCGCGATGCTCGGGGCGAACGGCAAAACGGAGGCGCCCGTTATTTTCTTCACCTCGCACATGGATACGGTCGTGCCGGGCAAAGGCATTAAGCCGCGTCTGGACGAGGATGGATACATACGAAGCGACGGGACGACGATTCTCGGCAGCGACGACAAAGCCGGCATTGCGGCGATGTTCGAAGCCATCAAAGTGGTCAAAGAGCAAAATCTTCCGCATGGCCCGATTCAGCTCGTCATTACGGTTGGCGAAGAGAGCGGCTTAGTCGGCGCGGCAGCGCTCGATAGCAGCAAGCTGAAGGCGAAATTCGGCTATGCGCTCGACTCGAACGGACCGATTGGCGATATTGCCGTAGCGGCTCCTTCACAAGCGAAAATCACGATCAAAATTCACGGCAAATCGGCGCATGCAGGCGTCAATCCGGAAGACGGCATCAGCGCCATCCAAGTCGCAGGCAAAGCCATTTCGCGCATGTCGCTCGGCCGGATCGACCATGAAACGACGGCGAACATCGGCCGATTCGAAGGCGGCGGCGCGACGAACATCGTCTGCGACTTCGTCAAGCTGGACGCCGAGGCGCGCAGCATCGTGCAGGATAAGCTCGATAAGCAAGTGGAATCGATGCGCGAAACGGTAATGGCGGTCGTATCCGAATTCGGGGCGAAGGCGGAGTTCGAAAGCAAGCTGATCTACCCGGCGTTCAACTTTACGGACGGCGACGAGGTTGTGGAGCTGGCGAAAGCAGCCATCGAGAAGATCGGCAGAACGCCGAAGCTGTTCCATTCCGGCGGCGGCAGCGATGCGAATATTTTCAACGGCCATGGCGTTCCGACCGTTAACTTGGCGATCGGCTACGAGCATATCCATACGACGAACGAGCAAATTAAGGCGGAAGATCTCGTGAAGACGGCGGAGCTGGTTGTGGAAATTATCGCGCAAGCGGCGGAGAAGAACGGATAACAAGCAAATAAGGGTTGCCGGCTGTAGAGGAATCTACCGTGGCAACCCTTTCTATCGTTAGGCGGCTCTATATCGTCAGCAGTTACATTTCGTTAATTAGCGGTAGTACGCAGATATTCGCCGAGCGTACGCGTCGATTTTCCGCCGGGAAGATTGCCGGTTTTCGCGCTCGATTTCGCCAGCAGCTTCAATTGATGGCGAATTTCCCAAGCTTTGCCGACCAGCGTCAATTTACCGTTTACCGCGTATTGTTTCATTGTGTTTCTCCCCTTTTTGCTAGATTGATAGATAGATATGTAGGGGACAGGCAGGATATGCCATTTAAATTTGCAGCCAAGGAGCCGATGCACGATGATGGAGAGAACGGAGCAGTTCCAAGAGAAGACGATTAAGACCGAACCGATTTTCAAAGGCAAAATCATTTCGCTGCAAGTAGATACCGTCGAGCTGCCGGACGGCAAAACGGCAACCCGCGAAATCGTCCGCCATCCCGGCGCCGCGGCGGTGCTCGCGCTGCTCGATGACCGCATGCTCGTCGTGGAGCAGTACCGCAAGCCGATGGAGAAGTTCCAGGTCGAAATCCCGGCGGGCAAGCTCGATGCCGGCGAAGATCCGATGACGGCGGCGGCGCGCGAGCTGGAGGAAGAGACGGGCTATCGCGCCGGAAAGCTTCGGCCGTTAAGCGCGTTCTATACGTCGCCGGGCTTCGCCGACGAGAAGCTGTACGTTTACCTCGCGGAGGACCTCG
It includes:
- a CDS encoding thiamine pyrophosphate-dependent dehydrogenase E1 component subunit alpha, which encodes MTQSESAVQHRHAALGLTDEQAIEMYTFMTTARRYDERCLLLQRAGKIKFHVSGIGQEAAQVGAAFALDREQDYFLPYYRDYAFVLACGMTLRELMLSLFSKAADPNSGGRQMPGHFGSKRLRIVTGSSPVTTQVPHAVGFALAAKMKKKNFVSFVTFGDGSSNQGDFHEGANFAGVHKLPVIFMCENNQYAISIPIHKQIGGKIADRALGYGFPGYSVDGNDPLEVYRVVKEARERAARGEGPTLVEAVMYRLSPHSTSDEDLAYRTKEEVDSHRDKDGLPKFKQYLIDCGIWDEERDAAMQQQIKAALDDATTFGDRAPFPEPEDILKHVYAEEYLGKGGR
- a CDS encoding alpha-ketoacid dehydrogenase subunit beta, whose amino-acid sequence is MPKMDYIDAIRLAMKEEMERDEDVFVLGEDVGHKGGVFTTTKGLIGQFGEERVLDTPLAESAIVGTAIGAAMYGMKPIAEMQYSDFMFPATNQIISEAAKIRYRSNNDWTCPLVIRAPIGGGIFGGLYHSQCPESVFFGTPGLKIVAPYTAYDAKGLLKAAVRDPDPVIYFENKKCYKLVTGDVPDGDYVVPIGKSNVLREGDDITVISYSLPLHFVLEAAEELEEEGISTHVLDLRTLQPLDHEGILEAARRTGKVLIIHEDNKFGGIGAEVSAIIAEEMLYELDAPIMRLCGPDVPAMPINPPGEKFFMLNKDKVKEAMKKLALF
- a CDS encoding dihydrolipoamide acetyltransferase family protein; this translates as MKKVTEVVMPQLAESLVSATIDKWLKQPGDVIEMYEPICEILTDKVNAELPATIQGTLVEILVGAGETVPVGTPVCLIEVEDEEAGTTGASPAAGSSQAPSAPAANVGSNERAAVRAQGAAAAAGGSGDGDSMRYRYSPAVQQLAAEHNVNLSAIEGSGLGGRITRKDVLAYIESGRNTRPSSAARPSAGGSTGVGSPQINKSGGEVRSSGLHLSETPRIPSVDAQQQVPGRSEYFIDVTPVRNAIARNMRQSVTEIPHAWMMMEVDVTNLVALRNKLKDDFKKREGVNLTYLAFWVKAVVNAIKDFPIMNSVWAVDKIIVKRDIHIGLAVGTEDAVKVPVIKNADQKNIAGLAREIEDLARKTREGKLTLADMEGGTFTVNNTGSFGSILSYPIINYPQAAIVTCESIVKRPVVIDDMIAIRSMANICLSLDHRILDGVICGRFLQRVKENLESFNLDTKLY
- the lipB gene encoding lipoyl(octanoyl) transferase LipB, which codes for MTTDAKQLDVRYTPMLGYAEAWDLQKAYVKEIDKEERRETLLLLQHPPTYTIGSQRHPEHLLYSEEELAARGIGLFQIDRGGDITYHGPGQLVGYPLLYLDGANLDLHGYLRQLEQAIIDWLAEYGIEGGRKPEYTGVWVGDEKIAAIGVKFNKARTRRGFVTSHGFALNIKAGIAQNGFRGIIPCGIQEYAVTSFADITGIHLTVEQAALELLPHFCRQFGCEIADQAGLLLEHPADAHEER
- a CDS encoding M20/M25/M40 family metallo-hydrolase; its protein translation is MINKQRIIDEFMALVQVDSETKHEREICDVLTGKLKELGFSVEEDDAASITGHGAGNLIAMLGANGKTEAPVIFFTSHMDTVVPGKGIKPRLDEDGYIRSDGTTILGSDDKAGIAAMFEAIKVVKEQNLPHGPIQLVITVGEESGLVGAAALDSSKLKAKFGYALDSNGPIGDIAVAAPSQAKITIKIHGKSAHAGVNPEDGISAIQVAGKAISRMSLGRIDHETTANIGRFEGGGATNIVCDFVKLDAEARSIVQDKLDKQVESMRETVMAVVSEFGAKAEFESKLIYPAFNFTDGDEVVELAKAAIEKIGRTPKLFHSGGGSDANIFNGHGVPTVNLAIGYEHIHTTNEQIKAEDLVKTAELVVEIIAQAAEKNG
- the mciZ gene encoding Z-ring formation inhibitor MciZ produces the protein MKQYAVNGKLTLVGKAWEIRHQLKLLAKSSAKTGNLPGGKSTRTLGEYLRTTAN
- a CDS encoding NUDIX hydrolase codes for the protein MMERTEQFQEKTIKTEPIFKGKIISLQVDTVELPDGKTATREIVRHPGAAAVLALLDDRMLVVEQYRKPMEKFQVEIPAGKLDAGEDPMTAAARELEEETGYRAGKLRPLSAFYTSPGFADEKLYVYLAEDLVKGESAPDEDEYLAVEAITFEQAQQYMKEERISDAKTILAVYAWQIYRLTGEI